DNA from Saliniramus fredricksonii:
GTCACGCTCGGCGACGAGGATCATCGTCTCGCCCCCGGCGATTGCCTGCGCTACCGGCTGCGCGGTTCGAGCCGGTTCGAAACACCGCCGGATCAAGGCGCCACCTATCTGCTCTTCATGCTCTGAGGCTGCCCCATGACCAACGCGCCCATACCACCCGCATCCGGGTTCAGCCTCATGCGGATCGAGGCTGCGGCGATGTCCGATGCGCTCGATGACCTCGCCGGGATCCTGCATGCCTGCGTAGCCGACGGCGCCGCCGTCAGCTTCATCCTGCCCTTCGCGCGCGACGAGGCCCGCGCCTTCTGGCGCGACAGCGTCCTGCCGCAGGTCGAAGCGGGCGCGACGATCCTGCTCGCAGCCCGAGACGAGGCCGACGGGGGCCTCATCGGCACGGTCCAGCTCGGCATCGACACACCGCCGAACCAGCCTCACCGCGCCGATCTGAAGAAGCTGCTCGTGCATCCGCGCGCACGCCGGCGCGGCATCGCCCGGGCCCTGATCGCGCGACTGGAAGGCGAAGCGCTCGCCTGCGGACGCAGCATGATCACCCTCGACACCCGCACCGGGGACATGGCGGAGCCGCTTTATCGGGCCATGGGCTACGAAGAAGCAGGCGTCATCCCCGATTACAGCCTCGACGTCACCGCAACGCAGCTGGACGCCACGACTGTGTTTTACAAGCGGTTGAGCGGGAAATAGTTTTCGCGAGCGCGCCATTCATGCCCGGACATGCATGGCCGGACATATGGCATGCATCCGCGAAGAAGGGGTATTGCGGCAAGGATTCATGGAAAACCAGGCCGCCGGATCCAGCCATAAGCAGCAGCTGTATCGCCCTGAATTTCGAGGATTTCGACGTTTTCAAGATGGTGGGCGCGGCTGGGATTGAACCAGCGACCCCTACGATGTCAACGTAGTGCTCTCCCGCTGAGCTACGCGCCCATCTTGGCCCGGCGTTGCGGCGCCGTCTGTGCAGCGCTGCCGTGGGAGCGCGTATAGCGAACCCGCTTCGGCGGCGCAAGCGGCTTGATCAGGAAATCTTCACGCGGCGAGGAGTTTTTCGACTTCGCCGACGAGATCCTTCAGATGGAAGGGCTTCGACAGCACCTTGGCATCCTTGGGGGTCTCCGCATCGGCATTGAGCGCGACCGCCGCAAAGCCGGTGATGAACATCACCTTGATATCCGGATCGAGCTCCGTCGCCCGGCGGGCGAGCTCGATTCCGTCCATCTCGGGCATCACGATATCGGTGAGCAGCAGCTCGAACGGCTCCTCGCGCAGCCGGTTATAGGCCGACAGCCCGTTATCGAACGAGGCCACGTCGTAGCCCGCATTCTGGAGCGCCTTCACGAGGAAGCGGCGCATGTCGTTGTCGTCTTCGGCGAGTAGAATTTTCATGGTGTCCCGCATTGCCGATCCCGGCTTACCTTCCATCTTTCCCATAAGGCCCTGCCCCGGTAAACATCGCGTGAAAGCAAATGTCGCGGCAGCAGGAAAACGGCGCAAAGACGCACATGCGCAGATGAACACGGCGCAGGCGCGGTGATATGGTTGCGACCGATATCGCAAAGATACGCTCTTGCCATCGGCGCGCTCGCGCGAAACATTGGCAGTGTTGATCAACAGGGCAAATGCTGGCGTGACGATACGGGCGAAGGGCTGTGCGCATTGAAGGACGCGACTGACATGACGGGCATCGAGGCTGGCGAGGCTGCCGGTGGCGACAGCGGACCCGCCGCCCTGTTCGATCCGCCTTTCGCGGTCGCTCTGCCCGACCGACCGGTCGGCGGCTTCGTTTTCGATTCGCCCCATTCCGGCGCGGTCTATCCGCAAGCCTTTCTCGAAGACGGGCGCCTGACCGCACATACGATACGCCGCTCGGAAGATGCCTATGTCGACAGG
Protein-coding regions in this window:
- a CDS encoding GNAT family N-acetyltransferase encodes the protein MTNAPIPPASGFSLMRIEAAAMSDALDDLAGILHACVADGAAVSFILPFARDEARAFWRDSVLPQVEAGATILLAARDEADGGLIGTVQLGIDTPPNQPHRADLKKLLVHPRARRRGIARALIARLEGEALACGRSMITLDTRTGDMAEPLYRAMGYEEAGVIPDYSLDVTATQLDATTVFYKRLSGK
- the cpdR gene encoding cell cycle two-component system response regulator CpdR, translated to MKILLAEDDNDMRRFLVKALQNAGYDVASFDNGLSAYNRLREEPFELLLTDIVMPEMDGIELARRATELDPDIKVMFITGFAAVALNADAETPKDAKVLSKPFHLKDLVGEVEKLLAA